GCAAGAGTGGAATCTGCTAAACAAATGAAAAACGGGGTTAACGCTCAAATGGGATATGCCAATATTCGTGCTCCTTTTAACGGTGTGGTAACGAATAAATTTATTAATGCAGGCGATATGGCAAACCCAGGTATGGCTTTAATGGAAGTAGAATCTCCAGGAACATATCAAGTACTTGCTATGGTACCTGAATCTGAAATTATTGCCATTAAAAATGATACCGAAGTTAGTGTTCAAATAAAAGCATTAAATAAAAGTATTAAGGGGAAAGTTACAGAAGTAAGTACCTCATCTAAAAATACCGGTGGTCAATATCTTGTAAAAGTCATTTTAGATAAAACCGATGCACAGGTACTTTCTGGAATGTACGCAACAGTACAATTTCCTATTGCACGAAAAACAACAAGTTCTGCTGTAATGATTCCTTTAGATGCCATTGTAAAGAAAGGTCAGTTATCCGGAATTTACACGGTAAGCCAAAGTAATACTGCCTTATTACGCTGGTTGCGATTAGGAAGAACTTTTGGGGATCAAGTGGAAGTATTATCTGGTCTATCGGCAGACGAGCAATATATCGTTTCTGCTGAGGGGAAATTATTTAACGGCGCCAAAATCTCAAATCAATAAACGAGTCTGGGTTAGGGATTGTAGCGGTTACCCCACAGGCATTTTTTATGCCGAGGAGTAAAAGCGAAAAGCCCGACCACCTGTCTTTCGCAGGTGGTAACACACAAATAAAATAAAGAAATAATGAAGGAAGGTTTAGCTGGTAAAATTGCCAAAATATTCATAGGCAGCAAGTTAACGGTGCTTTTAATGATTGTTTTCATGGTCATTGGGGTATACAGTTCGTTTTTAATCCCTAGGGAAGAAGAACCGCAAATTGATGTGCCTATGGCAGACATTTTTGTTGGCTACCCTGGAGCAAGTCCCGCTGAAGTAGAATCGCGCGTAATCAAACCTTTAGAGAAATTAATCTCTAACATTAAAGGGGTGGAATATGTGTATTCAACCTCAATGAAAGAGCAAGGCATGGTCATTGTTCAATTTTATGTGGGCGAAGATATTGAACGTTCATTTGTAAAATTGTACAACGAAATCAATAAACATATGGACGAAATGCCACAAGGTGTCACCTTCCCTTTGGTAAAAACCCGTGC
The genomic region above belongs to Maribacter hydrothermalis and contains:
- a CDS encoding efflux RND transporter periplasmic adaptor subunit is translated as MKNKKYIITAILGATILFSSCGSDDKKAVVDNSPAIAVQIKTVSEDSSNPFLTVSGKIEAAKSANISTRMMGYVDKIYVGVGDKVQNGQLLMSVNNADVSAQLAQVNAGITEAEAAYTNAEKDFNRFTTLFKENSASQKELDDITANYNMAKARVESAKQMKNGVNAQMGYANIRAPFNGVVTNKFINAGDMANPGMALMEVESPGTYQVLAMVPESEIIAIKNDTEVSVQIKALNKSIKGKVTEVSTSSKNTGGQYLVKVILDKTDAQVLSGMYATVQFPIARKTTSSAVMIPLDAIVKKGQLSGIYTVSQSNTALLRWLRLGRTFGDQVEVLSGLSADEQYIVSAEGKLFNGAKISNQ